The following DNA comes from Lentibacillus sp. Marseille-P4043.
TCATTTCACTTATTTCTACACCCCGAGATTCCCCAGCATGAATGAACTCCCCGTTACCTAGATAAATTCCCATATGTGATGGCCCGGGTTTGTAGGTTTCAAAGAAGACAAGATCCCCAATTGATGGACTACCCACAGGCTGGGAAAAATTCCACATATCACCAACTGTTCTTGGTGTTGTGATACCTTGGGTTTGGAAAACATATTGAATAAATCCACTACAATCAAAACCACCCGGCGTTTCACCACCCCATACGTAAGGGGTACCAATGTATTGGGTGGCGACTTGGGCTATTTGAGCATTATTTGTTCCTTTAACGTCTACCTGCTTCACCTTTTGTTCGTTGTCTTTGGTAGCCGTCTTTATTTCTGGCGTCTTTTCCTGTTTATCGTCGGCCTTTTCGTACAGTACTGTCAGTTTTTGTTGCGTTATTCCATTTGTGAGTTCGATATTGTGTTCATCCTCGGCAATTTTTAAGGCTTGCATTGTACGTGGTCCGAAAATCCCATCCACTTCTCCCTCATAATAGCCAAAATAATGTAAGGCTTGCTGTACAAGTTTTACATCATTGCTATGCAAACCAGGATAAATCGTTTCGGACAAATCTTTTATTTGCTCCATATACTTCTCCTTTTCGGCTTCAATCAATGCATATATTGTCTTGATATCACCTTGCCCAGTTACTGTAATGTTATGATCTGTTTGAAACTTTTTTAGTGCATGTTCTGTCAAAATACCAAAGTCACCATCAATATGATCATCATAATAAGCTAGCTTATTCAATTTTTGTTGTAATACGCGAACTGTTTCACTGTGTTCACCATATTCTGCAAGTTCCGCTTCGATTAATAAATCATTTTGAAGCATTGGATATGCATCAACATAGGTAGCAAGCGGTTGGCTTAACATGAAGCTATAAAGAACAGATTGTTTCATAACATGTTCAACAGTTCCATTCACAAGAATGTCCCCTTTCATGTTTCATTCTTCTTAAACAGTTTTATGCGATAATGAATGGTTTATGATCTACTACGGATTACGTTTATGTTACAATGGGGTAAAGTGAAAACTTCAGTTAACGGAAATTTAATAATACATTTAATCATGTTATTAGTATCAAAAACCGGAGGAGATTACATGCTGAAAGATGAACAAGCATACTTAAATTTATGTAAACATGTACTGCAAAATGGAACAAATAAAGATGATCGTACCAATACGGGAACCTACTCTGTATTTGGTCATCAAATGCGTTTTAATTTAAAAAATGGGTTTCCGCTTTTGACGACAAAAAAAGTTCCCTTTCGCCTTGTAGCAAGTGAATTGCTTTGGTTTATTAAAGGGGACACAAATATTCGCTATTTAGTTAAGAATAATAACAACATCTGGAATGAATGGGCATTTAAAAAATGGGTGGAAAGCTCTGATTATACAGGTCCAGATATGACAGACTTTGGTAATCGCAGTCTGCAGGACCCAGAATTTAATAAGCTTTACCAAGAGCAGATGGCTATCTTTAAGGATAATATTATTCATGATGACACATTTGCAAAAAAATACGGTGACCTTGGTTCTGTTTATGGTAAGCAATGGCGTGCATGGAAAACATCAAAAAATGAAACGATCGATCAATTAAAGCAAGTGATTACATCGATTCAAACAAACCCGGATTCACGCCGTCATCTCGTAACGGCTTGGAATCCTGAAGACGTTCCAGGAAACATGGCATTACCACCATGCCATACATTGTTTCAATTTTACGTAGCTGATGGAAAACTTTCTTGTCAGTTGTATCAGCGAAGTGCGGATATCTTTTTAGGAGTACCATTTAATATCGCAAGCTATGCACTATTAACACACTTGATCGCCCACGAATGTAATTTAGAAGTTGGCGAATTCATTCATACGCTCGGTGATGCACACATTTATTCCAATCATGTAAAGCAAGTAAACATACAATTGGAAAGAGAAGCAAGGAACCTGCCAACAATCAAACTAAATACAGAGAAAGCGTCTATTTTTGATTTTGAACTAACGGACTTTGAATTAGTGGACTATGATCCACATCCGGCCATTAAAGCCCCCATAGCTGTTTAATTGATGAAATGAAGGAGGAATTTAACGTTGATCTCATTACTCGTCGCAATGAGCCATAATCAAGTGATTGGTTCTGACAAAGACTTGCCATGGCATCTACCAAACGATTTAAAGTTTTTTAAAGAACTTACAACAGATCATACGATTATTATGGGAAGAAAAACATTCGAATCGATTGGTAAGGCACTGCCTAAACGGAAAAACATTGTGATTACCAAGCAGGATCCCAGTAAATTTCCAGAAGGTGTTCACGTCATTCATGATTTGGATACTGTAGCTAAATGGAAGGAAGAAACTCCAGATGAAGAAATTTTCATCATAGGTGGAGGGACCATTTTCGAGGAATTAATCGATATTGCTGATCGCATGTATATTACATTTATTGATCATTCCTTTGAAGGAGATACCCATTTTCCAATTTTCACAATGGAGGATTGGTCATTGACCTCAAAAGCACAAGGAGAAAAGAACGAAAAGAATCCTTATGATTATTACTTTTTACAATATGATCGAAGGTAAGGAGATAATGTGAAAAGCTGTGGTGTGATTCTATCAGGTGGAAAATCAACAAGAATGGGAAAAAATAAATCATTGTTACCACTTCAAAACAAACCCGTAATTGAACATGTTGCCGAAGAATTAATGAAGTGTAGTGATGAGGTCGTTGTTGTAACAAATGAACCATCCGCATATAAATTTCTTCATGTACCATTGATTGAAGACAGGTATGTAAACAAAGGACCATTAGCAGGACTCGATACAGCTTTATACCACCAGGAAGCGGATATTTTCTTAATTGCTGCCTGTGATATGCCATTTATAAATCAGTATGTATATGCATATTTAATTGACCAATTAAATCAATACGATGCTGTTGTTCCTATTTTTGAGAACCAAATGCATCCGCTCGCAGGTATTTATCGAAAATCAGTATTGCCTACAATTCAGCATCAGTTAATGAATGATAACCGGAAAGTACGTGGTATTCTTGATCATATTCAAGTAAATTATGTTCATCATTTTGCAACGATTTCAGCAGAAATACTGACAAAACATTTTTTTAACATGAATTATCCCATGCAATATGATCAAGCTAAGAAAGTATAAGTTGTCCTTACAACGGTAATCATGTTAAACTATATACGTTTACAAGCTACATAATTAAGTTTATGAACGTTGTGAGTATTTTTTTCGCAAATTGTTTTCAAGTTAATAGGAATAGCTTTATAATTAACTACAAAGAGGTGTGCTTATGTTATCAAATATAGGATTCCCAGGATTGATTTTAATTTTAATTATTGCTTTAGTCATCTTCGGGCCGAAAAAACTTCCGGAAATCGGGAAAGCTGCAGGTCATTCATTACGTGAATTTAAAAACTCTGCACGAGAGCTTACAAGTGACGTTACCGATGAAGTGAAAGAAACAAAAGAAATTATTAATGGGAAAGAAAACCAATAAAATCATTCGGAGTGATACATTATGTTTAGCAATATCGGTATACCAGGATTAATTTTAATATTGATCGTCGCGTTAGTCATTTTTGGTCCATCAAAGCTACCGGAAATCGGAAAAGCTTTTGGGAGTTCGTTGAAGGAGTTTAAAAATGCTACAAAAGATATTGTCTCTGATGATGATAAAGATAAAAACAAATAATACCTAGTATAAAAACTTCATTCGGTGAAGTTTTACTGCCCGTTCATGCGGGATAAAATGACCATATGAAGGTGTAAGGGCAATAACCTTGCATCTTCTTTTGTGCTTAAGCTCCAGGAAGTGAGAGTGAATCAATGTCTGAAGATCAACAATCTGTTACCACAAATGAAAAAGAAATGAATGTAACTGGACATTTATCAGAATTAAGAAATAGGCTGATCGTTACTGCTGTATTTTTCGTTTTGTTCTTTACTTTGGGATTTATTTATGTAAAGGAAATTTATGGGTTTTTCGTTAATGATTTGGATTTTTCACTAAATGTTATAAGTCCTGGTGAAATCATCTGGATTTATTTCACCATGGCAGGCTTAGTTGCCGTGATTGGCACTATTCCGATTTTGTTTCTACAAATTTGGCTCTTTATAAAACCCGGACTTACGCGTTCCGAACAAAAAGCCTCGTTGGCCTATATTCCAGCCGTATTTTTACTATTTATCGGGGGATTAGTGTTTGGCTACGTTATTTTTATCAAACTAATTTTACCATTTTTACTTTCATTGAATAATGGCATGTTTAATGAATTGTTTACCGTAGATAAATATTTTAAATTTTTACTTCGTGTAACAATCCCGTTCGCAGTATTGTTTGAAATTCCAATTATTTCCATGTTTTTAACTAGTCTCGGAATTTTGACCCCTGATTTTATGCGGAAAACAAGAAAGTATGCCTATTTTGTGTTAATTATTATTGGGGCCATTGTTACACCACCAGATTTTGTCTTACAAATTATTGTGGCAGTCCCATTAATTATTTTATATGAAATAAGCATTTACCTTTCCGGTATCGTCTATCGAAAAAAACTAAAAAAACATCAGGAATTTATGGAGCAGGAGAACTATGATTAGGGGGATTGTTCATGCGTTCATTTTACCATTATATAATGACTTTTCGTGGTGTAAAACAACCCGAAGCTAAAAGTCGTCTTGCGGATTGGATTTTTTACGATCATGATTTCCCAAAACATTCAACAAATTACGCTGAAATAAGTAACTACCTAGAATGGAATAGTCCATTTACAAATGCATTACAAGTATTTGATGAGGTATGGGATTTATATAAAACACACGAAGATTAAAACTCTGGAGCATATCCAGAGTTTTTTAATAAATAATAGAAACTCAGGAGGATAACGAATGAAACTTTTACATAAAGCTGATTGGCATTTGAAATAGTGTTCATATGACCGAGAACAGGATAATATACTTCAGCAATTAATCGAAATTGTAAAAGAAGAGACGCCTGATCTGATCATTGTAGCCGGTGATTCTAAATTGGTGCATTTGGAGAATTTAAAAAAACAGCGATCAGGAGCTAAAAAGAGGAAGAAGGAATTTAAACAAACGTTTGATCAACTTTTAGAAAGCTATCAGACAATCACAAATAAAGCAGTAACCGAGACAAAATTAGAGGAATTGGCAAAACACTTGCCGGATAATGGATAATATTGCAGATGCTGCTAACTATAAAAAACAAATAGCTAAGATGGAAACAACCTTTCAACAACAGCAATCCAGTTGGGAAAAAATTAGTCAAAAATACCAACAAGCTTACGAACAATATGACTATTATTCCATTGGAGAATTAGCTGAACTATAGGGGGATTGCTCCGTGTTTCCTTACTGTTCGTCAAAAACTGCCATATAAATATAAAAATTTGTTGTATACTGCGGTTTCCCGGGAAATACACGTGTAATTATTTCCTCATAACCTTAAAATATGTCGTGAAAAACCGTACAACATATTTGATTCTACTTTTAAAATTTTTATCAAAAGTAAGGTAAAGACTTTTTCAATCAGATGGCCTACACTCTTTATAGAAAAATACGTACAATAATCTAGAAACAATTATGGAAATGAGGGGTAATTATGGTATTCCCAACCCAACGTCCACCAAATTTACCACCTAATCAAATGAGACCAAATCCTTTACAACGCAACCCGGTCCATCCAATGTTTTCAAATAGAGCGATAACTGGTCAGCAACCACAGTCCCGTGGTAACCCGATGCAGAATATAATTGGCCGGATATTCCAGCCTCAGACGTTACAGCAAGGATCATTGCCAACACGTGCAGCAGGGGGGCTCTCAAGTACGTTAAATAATGTACAGCAAGTTTTAAAAATAGCTCAGTCTGCAGCCCCAATGGTGCAACAATACGGACCAATGGTAAAAAACATTCCAGTTATGTTTAAAATGATGAAGGCATTTAAAGATATTGATAATGAACCAGATGGAGATGGAGATGCAGATGGAGAGACAACTTCACCATCAACGGAACAACATCATACAACAACACAAGGCGAATCCAGTAATTCTACGGAGCAAATAAAAACGGAGACCAACCAAAATAACGGAGAATCGAAACCGAAATTATTTATTTGATATAATGAGTCGCACAACTTGATTTTTATCCGGAAAGACGAAAAAATAGAAACAAATACAGTTTAGTGGAGGTAATGAAATGGTAGTAAATCAAGAAGTAGCTACTTTTGCCGGTGGATGTTTTTGGTGTATGGTAGAACCATTTGATAAACGGCCAGGGATTATCAATGTGGTGTCTGGTTATACTGGTGGGACAACGGAAAACCCGACATATGAAGAAGTTTGCTCTAATACAACTGGTCATGTTGAAGCTGTAAAAATAACGTACGATCCATCAATCATGACGTATGAGCAGCTTGTTGAAACGTTTTGGCAGCAAATAGATCCAACAGATGCTGGTGGACAATTTAATGATCGGGGAGCATCATACCAAACGGTGATTTTTTATCATAATGAAAAACAAAAAGAAATTGCCGAAGCATCAAAACAAAAATTAGCAGATAGCGGGAAATTTACAAAACCAATTGTAACAGAAATTATTCCCGCTAAAGCTTTTTATCCAGCTGAAGACGAGCATCAGGATTATTATAAAACACACGCATTTCATTATAAAATGTATAAAAAAGGATCGGGGAGAGCTGATTTTATTAAAAATAACTGGACGAAATCTAGTGATAAA
Coding sequences within:
- a CDS encoding C40 family peptidase, with the translated sequence MNGTVEHVMKQSVLYSFMLSQPLATYVDAYPMLQNDLLIEAELAEYGEHSETVRVLQQKLNKLAYYDDHIDGDFGILTEHALKKFQTDHNITVTGQGDIKTIYALIEAEKEKYMEQIKDLSETIYPGLHSNDVKLVQQALHYFGYYEGEVDGIFGPRTMQALKIAEDEHNIELTNGITQQKLTVLYEKADDKQEKTPEIKTATKDNEQKVKQVDVKGTNNAQIAQVATQYIGTPYVWGGETPGGFDCSGFIQYVFQTQGITTPRTVGDMWNFSQPVGSPSIGDLVFFETYKPGPSHMGIYLGNGEFIHAGESRGVEISEMNNSYWESKYIGAKRIN
- a CDS encoding thymidylate synthase, giving the protein MLKDEQAYLNLCKHVLQNGTNKDDRTNTGTYSVFGHQMRFNLKNGFPLLTTKKVPFRLVASELLWFIKGDTNIRYLVKNNNNIWNEWAFKKWVESSDYTGPDMTDFGNRSLQDPEFNKLYQEQMAIFKDNIIHDDTFAKKYGDLGSVYGKQWRAWKTSKNETIDQLKQVITSIQTNPDSRRHLVTAWNPEDVPGNMALPPCHTLFQFYVADGKLSCQLYQRSADIFLGVPFNIASYALLTHLIAHECNLEVGEFIHTLGDAHIYSNHVKQVNIQLEREARNLPTIKLNTEKASIFDFELTDFELVDYDPHPAIKAPIAV
- a CDS encoding dihydrofolate reductase produces the protein MISLLVAMSHNQVIGSDKDLPWHLPNDLKFFKELTTDHTIIMGRKTFESIGKALPKRKNIVITKQDPSKFPEGVHVIHDLDTVAKWKEETPDEEIFIIGGGTIFEELIDIADRMYITFIDHSFEGDTHFPIFTMEDWSLTSKAQGEKNEKNPYDYYFLQYDRR
- the mobA gene encoding molybdenum cofactor guanylyltransferase, with the translated sequence MKSCGVILSGGKSTRMGKNKSLLPLQNKPVIEHVAEELMKCSDEVVVVTNEPSAYKFLHVPLIEDRYVNKGPLAGLDTALYHQEADIFLIAACDMPFINQYVYAYLIDQLNQYDAVVPIFENQMHPLAGIYRKSVLPTIQHQLMNDNRKVRGILDHIQVNYVHHFATISAEILTKHFFNMNYPMQYDQAKKV
- a CDS encoding twin-arginine translocase TatA/TatE family subunit, coding for MLSNIGFPGLILILIIALVIFGPKKLPEIGKAAGHSLREFKNSARELTSDVTDEVKETKEIINGKENQ
- a CDS encoding twin-arginine translocase TatA/TatE family subunit; this encodes MFSNIGIPGLILILIVALVIFGPSKLPEIGKAFGSSLKEFKNATKDIVSDDDKDKNK
- the tatC gene encoding twin-arginine translocase subunit TatC, which codes for MSEDQQSVTTNEKEMNVTGHLSELRNRLIVTAVFFVLFFTLGFIYVKEIYGFFVNDLDFSLNVISPGEIIWIYFTMAGLVAVIGTIPILFLQIWLFIKPGLTRSEQKASLAYIPAVFLLFIGGLVFGYVIFIKLILPFLLSLNNGMFNELFTVDKYFKFLLRVTIPFAVLFEIPIISMFLTSLGILTPDFMRKTRKYAYFVLIIIGAIVTPPDFVLQIIVAVPLIILYEISIYLSGIVYRKKLKKHQEFMEQENYD
- a CDS encoding YozE family protein — its product is MRSFYHYIMTFRGVKQPEAKSRLADWIFYDHDFPKHSTNYAEISNYLEWNSPFTNALQVFDEVWDLYKTHED
- a CDS encoding YqfQ family protein; amino-acid sequence: MVFPTQRPPNLPPNQMRPNPLQRNPVHPMFSNRAITGQQPQSRGNPMQNIIGRIFQPQTLQQGSLPTRAAGGLSSTLNNVQQVLKIAQSAAPMVQQYGPMVKNIPVMFKMMKAFKDIDNEPDGDGDADGETTSPSTEQHHTTTQGESSNSTEQIKTETNQNNGESKPKLFI
- the msrB gene encoding peptide-methionine (R)-S-oxide reductase MsrB — translated: MVVNQEVATFAGGCFWCMVEPFDKRPGIINVVSGYTGGTTENPTYEEVCSNTTGHVEAVKITYDPSIMTYEQLVETFWQQIDPTDAGGQFNDRGASYQTVIFYHNEKQKEIAEASKQKLADSGKFTKPIVTEIIPAKAFYPAEDEHQDYYKTHAFHYKMYKKGSGRADFIKNNWTKSSDKSKLKEQLTPIQYNVTQENGTERPFQNEYWNNEKDGIYVDIVSGEILFSSHDKFDAGCGWPSFTKPVDHYQVKENTDTTHGMIRTEVRSKEGDSHLGHVFNDGPKEQGGLRYCMNSAAMRFIPKEKMIQEGYEKYLYLFQ